A genome region from Magnolia sinica isolate HGM2019 chromosome 8, MsV1, whole genome shotgun sequence includes the following:
- the LOC131253089 gene encoding uncharacterized protein LOC131253089, with translation MNFFMLVSCLLIWCMHLICCHSGSYLDLRDASVFHRVTSTRLAAWLAACYKGMDRPSLSLSFWFLIASENEMAMICRMLISRTCLGIWNWEDLHLESRRQFVSLLEKGVFQRIFFLYACAMLLIWCMHRICCHSGSYLDLRDASIPLSNEYKIGSMGWCLL, from the exons ATGAATTTCTTTATGCTTGTGTCATGTTTGCTTATCTGGTGTATGCATTTAATATGTTGTCATAGTGGTTCTTATTTGGATCTCAGGGATGCAAGTGTGTTCCATCGAGTAACGAGTACAAGATTGGCAGCATGGCTTGCCGCTTGCTATAAGGGG ATGGATAGACCTTCATTGTCCTTGTCATTTTGGTTCTTGATCGCTTCGGAGAATGAGATGGCAATGATCTGTCGAATGCTAATATCGAGG ACTTGTCTAGGAATATGGAATTGGGAAGATTTGCACTTGGAAAGTAGGCGGCAATTTGTCTCATTATTGGAGAAGGGGGTTTTCCAAAGAATTTTCTTTCTTTACGCATGTGCTATGTTGCTCATCTGGTGTATGCATCGAATATGTTGTCATAGTGGTTCTTATTTGGATCTCAGGGATGCGAGTATTCCATTGAGCAATGAGTACAAGATTGGCAGCATGGGTTGGTGCTTGCTATAA